From one Spirochaetaceae bacterium genomic stretch:
- a CDS encoding AIR synthase-related protein, with protein sequence MERLSGPAPAREPALPEGKIDAAVLAGLLPGAGGAHPDVLIGAAIGEDAAVVTGAPRLVMTGDPITLAGDAIGRYAVAVNCNDLVAMGAEPRYLTTTVLLPPGTTRGALQELFAELAAAASAAGCAWVGGHTEITSAVTRPVVAAAAVGVLDGEPWSSARMRPGDAVVLTKWVALEGTTLLARERSDAAALLGDQHAAAARWLDDPGIGVVAEGRILREFAVHAAHDPTEGGVAQGLHELASCSGVGIEIDAAALPVREATRRLCRALRIDPLGLLASGALLFSADAQEACRAVQALRDAGIPAAVIGAAHAGSGVTIRGAAASRPLPAYPQDEITRIACKAP encoded by the coding sequence ATGGAGCGGTTGAGTGGCCCGGCGCCGGCGCGGGAGCCGGCGTTGCCGGAGGGCAAGATCGACGCGGCGGTGCTCGCCGGCCTGCTTCCCGGTGCCGGCGGCGCGCACCCGGACGTGCTGATCGGCGCCGCCATCGGGGAAGACGCGGCAGTGGTCACGGGGGCACCGCGCCTGGTAATGACCGGTGATCCGATCACCCTGGCCGGCGACGCGATCGGCCGCTACGCGGTGGCGGTCAACTGCAACGACCTGGTGGCCATGGGCGCCGAGCCGCGCTACCTCACTACCACCGTCCTGCTGCCGCCGGGCACGACCCGCGGCGCGCTGCAGGAACTGTTCGCGGAGCTCGCGGCGGCCGCGTCCGCGGCCGGCTGCGCGTGGGTGGGCGGCCACACCGAGATCACCAGTGCCGTGACCCGGCCGGTGGTGGCCGCCGCCGCGGTCGGGGTGCTGGACGGCGAGCCGTGGTCGAGCGCACGGATGCGTCCGGGCGACGCCGTCGTGCTCACCAAGTGGGTGGCCCTGGAGGGCACCACCCTGCTCGCCCGCGAACGTTCCGACGCGGCCGCCCTGCTCGGCGACCAGCACGCCGCCGCCGCCCGCTGGCTCGACGACCCCGGCATCGGCGTGGTGGCGGAGGGCCGCATCCTGCGTGAGTTTGCCGTCCACGCCGCCCACGACCCCACCGAGGGTGGCGTCGCCCAGGGGCTGCACGAGCTGGCGTCCTGCTCCGGGGTGGGAATCGAGATCGACGCCGCGGCGCTGCCGGTAAGGGAAGCGACGCGGCGCCTGTGCCGGGCGCTGCGCATCGATCCGCTCGGCCTGCTCGCATCCGGCGCGCTGCTGTTCAGCGCCGATGCCCAGGAAGCCTGCCGCGCGGTACAGGCGCTGCGCGACGCAGGCATCCCCGCCGCCGTGATCGGCGCCGCACACGCCGGCAGCGGCGTCACCATCCGCGGCGCGGCGGCGAGCAGGCCGCTGCCGGCCTACCCGCAGGACGAGATCACCCGCATCGCGTGCAAGGCGCCGTGA